A genomic window from Flavobacterium sp. I3-2 includes:
- a CDS encoding SCO family protein yields MKPVIFLILLCIIASCSEKSEKLPYLGNSTVINNVETQHSIKDFSFLNQDSLAITNETFKNKIYVADFIFLRCPTICPVMNKELKRVYDAFKDNDNILFVSHTVDPENDTIPVLKAYSENLEVNPKKWHFLWGEQKDIFDIAKNSYFTQAYEDLDAPGGYAHSGGFILVDKNRHIRGVYDGTNSVDVDRLIKEIVILLNEESN; encoded by the coding sequence ATGAAACCAGTTATTTTTCTTATCCTTCTCTGCATTATTGCCAGCTGTTCTGAAAAATCAGAAAAGCTACCCTATTTAGGTAACTCGACCGTAATAAATAATGTCGAAACACAGCATAGTATAAAGGATTTTTCTTTTCTAAATCAGGATAGTTTGGCTATTACCAACGAAACATTTAAGAATAAAATTTATGTAGCCGATTTCATTTTTTTAAGATGCCCTACTATTTGTCCGGTTATGAATAAGGAACTTAAAAGAGTTTATGATGCTTTTAAGGACAACGATAATATATTATTTGTTTCACATACTGTTGACCCGGAAAATGATACTATTCCTGTACTGAAAGCTTATTCTGAAAATTTGGAAGTAAACCCTAAAAAATGGCATTTTTTATGGGGAGAGCAGAAAGATATTTTTGATATTGCCAAAAACAGTTATTTTACTCAAGCTTACGAGGATTTGGATGCTCCGGGAGGTTATGCCCATAGCGGAGGATTTATTTTAGTAGATAAAAATCGGCATATACGAGGTGTTTATGATGGAACCAATAGTGTTGATGTTGACAGATTAATAAAAGAAATTGTAATTTTGCTGAATGAAGAATCAAATTAG
- a CDS encoding c-type cytochrome: MDFPMFHLDWLNNRMLIAGIATLHVIINHGLAVGFIPLVTWLEQKGLKRSGANQITDLEWDEKVYKMMKVAFIITTTIGAMTGVGIWFSASLISPSSIGSLIRVFYWAWFTEWIVFVTEVVLIMIYFLTWKNSNKSLRAKIRHIRFGWFLSLASWITMTIIVAILGFMMDPGNWNSNPNLINGFTNPLYLPQLAFRTPMAMLMAGVFGLLLATIFTKYGTEIRKDAVKSISKWIILWAPFTLFGAFWYYKAIPEGMTANMSTAVGTIDFAQYYGLLKYFIIGGVSLSVVIAVIGLFKAKVIRPYMVVLPVVFAFAFLGFFERVREFVRKPYVIGQYMYSNLLLEEDMVVYQQDGILKHATYTSVNEVTEDNKLEAGKNVFMLACSRCHTGQGVNSVVDVFERMTGTKDTLNVAIMAAYMPNMHTGRNYMPPFPGNEAEAEALAIYIRHLQDSGESIEGVQTEGVMVSSDYTVKAVINKQNKTNDNEDDK; this comes from the coding sequence ATGGATTTTCCTATGTTTCATCTTGATTGGCTAAACAATCGGATGCTTATTGCAGGAATTGCAACACTTCACGTAATTATAAACCACGGTTTGGCAGTCGGTTTTATTCCATTAGTAACCTGGTTAGAACAAAAAGGGCTTAAACGAAGCGGAGCTAATCAAATTACAGATTTAGAATGGGATGAAAAAGTGTATAAAATGATGAAAGTCGCTTTTATCATTACTACGACTATTGGAGCAATGACAGGAGTCGGAATATGGTTTTCAGCTTCTTTAATCAGTCCTTCATCAATAGGTTCCTTAATACGGGTGTTTTATTGGGCTTGGTTTACAGAATGGATTGTATTTGTTACCGAAGTCGTTCTGATTATGATTTATTTTCTTACTTGGAAAAACAGCAATAAATCGCTCAGAGCAAAAATCCGTCACATACGTTTCGGTTGGTTTTTAAGTTTAGCATCTTGGATTACAATGACAATTATTGTGGCAATTCTTGGTTTTATGATGGATCCTGGGAATTGGAACAGTAATCCGAATCTCATTAATGGTTTTACCAATCCGCTTTATCTTCCTCAATTGGCTTTCAGGACACCTATGGCAATGTTAATGGCAGGTGTATTCGGACTATTATTAGCCACAATATTCACAAAATACGGAACAGAAATCAGGAAAGATGCTGTAAAATCTATTTCAAAATGGATTATCCTGTGGGCTCCATTTACACTTTTCGGAGCATTTTGGTATTATAAAGCGATTCCTGAAGGAATGACCGCCAATATGAGTACGGCTGTAGGAACTATAGACTTTGCACAATACTACGGTTTACTTAAGTATTTCATCATAGGAGGAGTTAGTTTATCGGTTGTAATAGCTGTTATTGGTTTGTTTAAAGCAAAAGTAATACGTCCATATATGGTTGTTTTACCTGTCGTGTTTGCTTTTGCCTTCTTAGGCTTTTTTGAACGAGTTCGGGAATTTGTCCGAAAGCCCTATGTCATTGGTCAGTATATGTATTCAAACCTTTTATTGGAAGAAGATATGGTCGTTTATCAGCAGGACGGAATCTTGAAACACGCTACATATACTTCCGTCAACGAAGTTACGGAAGATAATAAACTTGAAGCAGGAAAGAACGTATTTATGTTGGCTTGTAGCAGATGCCATACAGGACAAGGTGTAAACAGTGTAGTAGATGTTTTTGAACGAATGACAGGTACAAAAGATACTTTGAATGTAGCTATAATGGCTGCTTATATGCCGAATATGCATACGGGACGAAATTATATGCCTCCTTTTCCCGGAAATGAAGCAGAAGCAGAAGCTTTGGCAATTTACATCAGGCATCTTCAGGATTCAGGAGAGTCGATAGAAGGAGTTCAAACCGAAGGTGTAATGGTCAGTTCAGACTATACGGTTAAGGCAGTAATTAACAAACAAAATAAAACAAACGATAATGAAGATGATAAATAG
- the mobC gene encoding conjugal transfer protein MobC, with protein sequence MQGEDDLRGLAKIMAFMRAVSILLVLMHLYWFCYGFFLERGWTLEIINKIFGNFNRTAGLFGHTLYTKVFALTLLALSCLGTKGVKNEKITWSKIYVALGVGFVLFFLNTPLLKLPPLIGTFLYILSISLGFIALLMAGLWMSRLLRTNLMHDVFNNENESFQQETKLMENEYSVNLPSKFYYKGKWNNGWINIVNPFRATIVLGTPGSGKSYAVVNNFIKQQIEKGFSMYIYDFKFDDLSTIAYNHLLIHRYKYKIQPKFYVINFDDPSKSHRCNPLNPDFMTDISDAYEAAYTIMLNLNRSWIQKQGDFFVESPIILLAAIIWYLKIYENGKYCTFPHAIELLNKKYSEVFTILTSYSDLENYLSPFMDAWQGGAQDQLQGQIASAKIPLSRMISPQLYWVMTGDDFTLDINNPKEPKILCVGNNPDRQNIYSAALGLYNSRIVKLINKKGQLKSSVIIDELPTIYFRGLDNLIATARSNKVAVCLGFQDFSQLIRDYGDKEAKVIQNTVGNIFSGQVVGETAKTLSERFGKILQKRQSLTINRNDKSTSISTQLDSLIPASKISTLTQGMFVGSVSDNFDERIEQKIFHAEIVVDNEKVKSETKSYQQIPKIRSFKNELGEENMKEQIDTNYRQIKSDIVSIIENEMKRIKNDPHLQHLIR encoded by the coding sequence ATGCAAGGAGAAGACGATTTAAGAGGTTTAGCCAAAATAATGGCATTTATGAGGGCAGTGAGTATTCTTTTGGTATTGATGCATCTGTATTGGTTCTGCTACGGTTTCTTTTTAGAACGTGGTTGGACATTAGAAATCATCAATAAGATATTTGGCAATTTCAATAGAACAGCTGGTTTATTTGGACATACACTTTATACCAAAGTATTTGCTTTGACTTTATTAGCTTTAAGCTGTTTGGGAACTAAAGGTGTTAAGAATGAAAAAATAACCTGGTCTAAAATTTATGTTGCTTTAGGTGTTGGTTTTGTATTGTTTTTTCTGAACACACCGTTACTAAAATTACCTCCTTTAATAGGAACATTTCTGTATATCCTTTCTATCTCGTTAGGATTTATAGCTTTACTGATGGCAGGGCTATGGATGAGTCGATTGCTTCGTACTAACCTTATGCACGATGTTTTTAATAATGAAAATGAAAGTTTTCAGCAAGAAACAAAATTAATGGAAAACGAATATTCTGTTAATCTACCTAGTAAATTTTATTATAAAGGAAAATGGAACAATGGGTGGATTAATATTGTGAATCCGTTTAGAGCAACTATTGTTTTAGGTACTCCAGGTTCTGGAAAATCCTATGCTGTGGTTAATAATTTCATCAAGCAGCAGATTGAAAAAGGTTTTTCGATGTATATCTATGATTTTAAATTTGATGATCTTTCAACCATTGCTTACAATCATTTATTGATACATCGTTACAAATATAAGATTCAACCGAAATTTTATGTAATCAACTTTGATGATCCAAGTAAAAGTCATCGTTGTAATCCACTCAATCCGGATTTTATGACGGATATATCCGATGCCTATGAAGCGGCTTATACCATTATGTTGAATTTAAACCGTAGCTGGATTCAAAAACAAGGAGATTTTTTTGTGGAGAGTCCTATTATTTTACTTGCAGCTATTATTTGGTATTTGAAAATATATGAAAACGGAAAGTATTGTACATTTCCACATGCGATTGAATTATTAAATAAAAAGTATTCGGAAGTATTTACCATTTTAACTTCATATTCCGATTTAGAGAACTACCTCTCCCCTTTTATGGATGCGTGGCAAGGCGGAGCTCAAGACCAATTACAAGGACAAATTGCATCGGCAAAGATCCCGTTATCAAGAATGATCAGTCCGCAATTGTATTGGGTGATGACGGGAGACGATTTTACATTGGATATCAATAATCCCAAAGAGCCAAAAATACTTTGTGTAGGTAATAATCCTGATCGTCAAAACATTTACTCTGCTGCATTAGGTTTATATAATTCAAGAATTGTAAAGCTTATTAATAAAAAAGGGCAATTAAAAAGTTCGGTCATCATTGACGAACTTCCTACGATTTACTTCAGAGGTTTAGATAACCTTATAGCTACTGCTAGAAGCAATAAAGTGGCCGTTTGTTTGGGATTTCAGGATTTTTCACAATTGATTCGAGATTATGGAGACAAAGAAGCTAAAGTAATCCAAAATACAGTGGGTAATATTTTCAGTGGTCAGGTGGTTGGAGAAACAGCCAAAACACTTTCAGAACGTTTTGGAAAAATATTACAAAAGAGACAAAGTTTAACCATTAATCGTAATGATAAATCAACCTCAATTTCTACTCAATTAGATAGCCTAATACCCGCTTCAAAAATTTCAACGTTAACTCAAGGTATGTTCGTTGGATCTGTTTCAGATAATTTTGATGAACGTATCGAACAAAAAATATTCCATGCTGAAATTGTTGTAGATAATGAAAAAGTTAAATCTGAAACTAAGTCTTACCAGCAAATACCAAAAATACGTTCATTTAAAAATGAATTAGGAGAAGAAAACATGAAAGAACAAATAGATACTAATTATCGTCAGATTAAATCTGATATTGTTTCTATTATAGAAAATGAAATGAAACGTATCAAAAATGATCCTCATTTACAGCATTTGATAAGATAA
- a CDS encoding GNAT family N-acetyltransferase — MLQLVSYNEKYYEPLNYKLLPEQVEFTSSIDQCKKDGVFSDFQKSVITIMYNDEPIGFFILDKGSDKFKLTDNKFAIFLRSFSLNPIYQGRGLGKKSVLLITDLLKQRYPETNEIVLSVNVRNINAYHTYLNVGFVDTEKYLEGIMGQQHILSKKID, encoded by the coding sequence ATGTTACAATTAGTTTCGTACAATGAGAAGTACTATGAGCCGTTAAATTATAAATTACTTCCCGAACAGGTTGAATTTACTTCATCTATTGATCAATGTAAAAAAGATGGGGTCTTTTCGGATTTTCAAAAATCGGTTATAACTATAATGTATAATGATGAACCCATTGGTTTTTTTATTCTTGATAAAGGCAGTGATAAATTTAAACTAACAGATAACAAATTTGCTATTTTTCTTCGGTCTTTTTCCCTAAACCCAATTTATCAAGGGAGAGGGTTAGGTAAGAAATCGGTATTGTTAATTACAGATTTATTGAAACAAAGATATCCTGAAACAAATGAAATAGTATTATCTGTAAACGTCAGGAATATCAATGCATATCATACTTATCTGAATGTAGGTTTTGTTGATACTGAAAAATATTTAGAGGGAATTATGGGACAACAGCATATACTAAGTAAAAAAATCGATTAA
- a CDS encoding chloride channel protein: MDFKTHVSRKNYQWVKWSRITLCSALVGIAVGLLTLMFKSLVEQYEHLLLHKAKNFKPFFIVFPFIGLALIYFLRQFVFNKKKNNGITEVLEAVRSQKKIPSYKVLSHFFNGFLTVVFGGTTGIEVSTVVATAALGDMASRKDIIFKKYRKEFMGAAIASGVTILFCSPLAGLFFSYETIGKQKTKVFWITHILSVFFATAILLLMNVHPLVNLNAYVQDWKYEALPFFIVLSILTGAYGVYMTRMVTYSKKVSFFENHPLLQLLTGSILLGSVLFFLPELYGSGYHTIVQFTQEVNHLLWFVILALVLVVLKPFTTGLTLKLGGDGGVFAPSIFAGVCLGLIVGGVTKMYFMPEALVLNFVILGVALTVAATLHAPFTAIFLTFGIFNSYVLWLPLVVLTFVSYLLSKKIYPYTVYTLALKK, from the coding sequence ATGGATTTTAAAACGCATGTATCCCGAAAAAATTATCAATGGGTAAAATGGAGTCGCATTACTCTTTGTTCTGCCTTGGTAGGAATTGCCGTAGGATTGCTTACTTTAATGTTTAAAAGTTTGGTAGAACAATATGAACATTTACTGTTGCATAAGGCTAAAAACTTTAAGCCATTCTTTATTGTTTTTCCGTTTATTGGTTTGGCGCTGATTTACTTTTTGCGTCAGTTTGTGTTTAATAAAAAGAAAAATAATGGAATCACAGAAGTATTGGAGGCTGTTCGTTCTCAGAAAAAGATTCCTTCTTATAAAGTGCTGTCTCATTTTTTCAATGGATTTCTTACCGTTGTTTTTGGAGGAACTACCGGTATTGAAGTTTCAACCGTCGTGGCAACAGCAGCTTTGGGAGATATGGCTTCGAGAAAGGATATTATCTTTAAAAAATACAGAAAAGAATTTATGGGAGCAGCAATTGCCAGCGGCGTAACTATTTTATTTTGCAGTCCGTTGGCGGGTTTGTTTTTCTCTTACGAAACTATTGGAAAACAGAAAACTAAAGTGTTTTGGATTACACATATTCTTAGTGTGTTTTTTGCTACCGCTATTCTTCTTTTAATGAATGTACATCCATTGGTAAATCTCAACGCATATGTTCAAGATTGGAAGTATGAAGCCCTACCGTTTTTTATAGTATTAAGTATATTAACAGGAGCTTATGGCGTTTATATGACGCGAATGGTAACGTATTCAAAGAAAGTTTCTTTTTTTGAAAATCATCCATTACTTCAATTGCTTACAGGATCGATATTGTTAGGAAGTGTTTTATTTTTTCTTCCCGAATTGTACGGTTCTGGTTATCATACCATCGTTCAATTCACACAAGAGGTAAACCACTTACTTTGGTTTGTAATTCTTGCTTTAGTTTTGGTAGTTTTAAAACCTTTTACTACGGGGCTGACGTTGAAATTAGGTGGAGACGGTGGTGTCTTTGCACCAAGTATTTTTGCAGGTGTTTGTTTAGGGTTAATTGTGGGGGGGGTAACCAAAATGTATTTTATGCCCGAAGCATTGGTTCTAAATTTTGTAATTTTAGGAGTTGCATTAACAGTAGCAGCTACGTTACATGCGCCTTTTACCGCCATCTTTCTAACCTTCGGTATTTTTAATTCCTATGTTTTATGGTTACCTTTAGTTGTGCTAACATTTGTCAGCTATCTTTTATCAAAAAAGATATATCCATACACGGTTTATACGCTGGCATTAAAAAAATAA
- a CDS encoding TonB-dependent receptor plug domain-containing protein, translated as MRYITIIVCFLGIFANAQNIENDTLATELEEIKIDVVVKKKIESEMKMAVTVDEFLASSDQISFIKRGAYAWEPLLNNMNSERSTITIDGMHVFGACTDKMDPITSYVESNNLSAIDIKSGQEGGMHGSTVAGSIDLKRKSTSFSENKEWKGAYQSGFEFNNKQFFNLGNVSFSSNKFVADGSISYRKAENYSDGNNNEVNHSQFKKFNSSLGLAYKTSELSSLRVDVIFDQANDVGYPALPMDLWLSRALITSVSYKQLFEEGLVRVWDSKIYFNAIEHYMDDTTRPENLVHMDMPGWSTTYGLVSKINLKKGNYSSEVQLNAYDNLSIAEMRMYPQDRSERTMFAYSWPWVTTQYAGLSMNNSLEVTEKSQINFGGSLGLNYNHSKYVDFNWIFHPGASQKKTRFLPSLYARYNVDVKQFNFSVGGGYGHRAPSVSEGYGYYIYNSFDRYDYIGNPDLKNEISYEVNANAGFKDEKFSLQAKANYFHIQNYIIGRILSMGSPMNYQSVGVKGYTSLDYATLFNFSLNAKYDIMEHLHWKGTLTYARGKDNKDGNLPFIRPLSYQTSLQYHYKDFGFQTSINGDLEQINYSPEYGEDQTPSYIVWNLSADYTFYINNFRTTIQVGAENILNEYYSTYADWGNIPRMGRNIFTSLKINF; from the coding sequence ATGAGATATATTACAATTATAGTTTGCTTTTTGGGAATATTTGCAAATGCTCAAAACATTGAGAATGATACGCTGGCAACAGAATTAGAAGAAATTAAAATAGATGTGGTTGTCAAAAAGAAAATCGAAAGCGAAATGAAAATGGCGGTTACGGTTGATGAATTTCTGGCATCTTCCGATCAGATAAGTTTCATTAAACGTGGAGCTTATGCATGGGAACCCTTGCTGAATAATATGAATAGCGAACGTTCTACCATTACCATTGACGGAATGCACGTTTTCGGAGCTTGTACCGATAAAATGGATCCGATTACTTCGTATGTGGAAAGCAATAATCTTTCTGCAATCGACATCAAATCAGGTCAGGAAGGTGGTATGCACGGTTCAACAGTTGCAGGAAGTATCGATTTGAAACGGAAAAGTACTTCGTTTAGTGAAAATAAAGAATGGAAAGGTGCTTATCAATCAGGATTTGAGTTTAACAACAAGCAATTTTTCAATCTTGGAAATGTTTCTTTTTCGAGTAATAAGTTCGTAGCAGATGGAAGTATTTCGTATCGAAAAGCAGAGAATTATTCTGATGGAAATAACAATGAAGTCAATCATTCGCAATTCAAAAAATTCAACAGTTCATTAGGATTGGCTTACAAAACAAGTGAGTTGTCTTCTTTGCGAGTTGATGTTATTTTTGACCAAGCGAACGATGTGGGGTATCCCGCACTTCCAATGGATTTATGGCTTTCACGGGCTTTGATTACTTCGGTTTCCTACAAGCAATTATTTGAAGAAGGATTGGTACGGGTTTGGGATTCAAAAATTTATTTCAATGCCATAGAACATTATATGGACGATACCACTCGACCTGAAAATCTGGTGCATATGGATATGCCCGGTTGGAGTACCACTTACGGATTGGTTTCTAAAATCAACCTAAAAAAAGGCAACTATTCTTCTGAAGTACAACTGAATGCGTATGATAATTTGTCAATTGCAGAAATGCGAATGTATCCGCAGGACAGAAGCGAACGCACCATGTTTGCCTACAGCTGGCCTTGGGTTACTACCCAATATGCAGGACTTTCGATGAATAATTCTTTAGAGGTTACCGAAAAGAGCCAGATAAATTTTGGAGGCTCTTTAGGATTGAATTACAATCATTCTAAATATGTGGACTTCAACTGGATTTTTCATCCGGGAGCATCACAGAAAAAAACAAGATTTTTGCCAAGTCTGTATGCACGTTACAATGTAGATGTCAAACAGTTTAATTTTTCTGTAGGAGGTGGTTACGGTCATCGTGCACCATCTGTTTCGGAAGGTTACGGATATTATATCTACAACAGTTTTGACCGTTACGATTACATCGGAAATCCTGATTTAAAAAACGAAATTTCCTATGAAGTTAATGCAAATGCAGGTTTCAAGGATGAAAAGTTTAGTCTTCAGGCAAAAGCCAATTATTTTCATATTCAGAATTACATCATCGGAAGAATTTTAAGTATGGGAAGCCCGATGAATTATCAATCAGTTGGAGTAAAAGGCTATACATCGTTGGATTATGCAACGCTTTTCAATTTTTCACTCAATGCCAAATACGATATAATGGAACATTTGCATTGGAAAGGAACATTGACCTATGCCCGTGGGAAAGATAATAAAGATGGGAATTTACCTTTTATCCGTCCATTGAGCTATCAGACTTCGCTACAGTACCATTACAAAGATTTCGGGTTTCAGACTTCGATAAACGGAGATTTGGAACAAATAAATTATAGTCCTGAATATGGTGAAGATCAGACACCTTCTTACATAGTTTGGAATCTGTCTGCTGATTATACTTTTTATATTAACAATTTCAGAACAACTATTCAGGTAGGAGCCGAAAACATATTGAATGAATATTACAGTACCTATGCCGATTGGGGAAATATCCCAAGAATGGGACGTAATATTTTTACGTCTTTAAAAATTAATTTTTAA
- a CDS encoding helix-turn-helix domain-containing protein, with protein sequence MQTDRLPVCDIGLFDDTTDFWIDSIDNLLGKYSFLEHPHESTFYTFLIVEKGRGEIIIDNNKIRIDDAQVFIIKPNCITELYLNREAIGKIICFTEDFFSLRYNNNVLNQFSFFNRESKIVIRVSNDNLSYLKSLILFMHNEFTNKKKASKKALRSFLNILLIEIERFYNPLRNMESNNPTKEKVQKFQKLIEKNFKTMKLPSDYARILNVSTNYLNKICKKTLGATSGDLIRRHVVLEAQRLLHYTNYSINEIANELGFEHTSYFVTFFRKTTSQTPEQFRKKRTEE encoded by the coding sequence ATGCAAACAGACCGCTTGCCGGTTTGCGATATTGGTTTGTTTGATGATACAACGGATTTCTGGATTGATTCCATTGATAACCTTTTGGGGAAATATTCTTTTTTAGAACATCCTCACGAAAGTACTTTTTATACTTTTCTAATTGTAGAAAAAGGAAGAGGTGAAATTATTATCGATAATAATAAAATCCGTATTGATGATGCTCAGGTATTTATCATTAAACCAAATTGCATTACCGAACTATATTTAAACAGAGAAGCCATTGGAAAAATAATATGCTTCACAGAAGACTTCTTCTCATTAAGGTACAACAATAATGTACTCAATCAATTTTCCTTTTTTAATAGGGAATCTAAAATTGTAATAAGGGTTTCAAACGATAATTTATCTTATCTGAAATCTTTAATATTATTTATGCATAACGAGTTTACCAACAAGAAGAAAGCTTCTAAAAAAGCCCTTCGCTCGTTTCTGAATATTTTACTTATCGAGATAGAACGTTTCTATAATCCATTGAGGAATATGGAATCTAATAATCCGACAAAAGAAAAAGTTCAGAAATTTCAGAAGCTAATAGAGAAGAATTTCAAAACAATGAAGCTACCATCCGATTATGCTAGAATATTGAATGTGAGCACAAATTATCTGAACAAGATTTGTAAAAAAACTTTAGGAGCGACTTCAGGTGATTTAATCAGAAGACACGTAGTACTTGAAGCACAAAGATTGTTACATTACACCAATTATTCTATTAATGAAATTGCAAACGAATTAGGGTTTGAGCACACTTCTTATTTTGTTACCTTCTTCAGGAAAACGACAAGTCAGACTCCAGAACAATTCAGAAAGAAACGAACAGAAGAATAA
- a CDS encoding Crp/Fnr family transcriptional regulator: MIDEELLIQFGAEIRKVKKNEIIFEIGHFPNFYYQIKEGNVKMNNFTEDGKEFIQNIFIKGQSFGEPPLFIDEPYPANAVAVTKGKVLQINKLAFYEMLQQHPEVSLALNKSLARRLYYKSIMAPELSSQSPEKRLLKLLNYLKKREKEKGIEFVVDLSRQQLADLTGLRVETVIRSIKKIEKKGELQIRNGKIVLLF, from the coding sequence ATGATAGACGAAGAGCTTTTAATACAGTTTGGAGCAGAAATCCGAAAAGTAAAGAAAAATGAAATCATTTTTGAGATAGGTCATTTTCCAAACTTTTACTACCAAATAAAAGAAGGTAATGTTAAAATGAATAATTTCACCGAAGATGGAAAAGAATTCATACAAAATATTTTTATCAAAGGACAAAGTTTCGGAGAACCTCCCTTGTTTATTGATGAACCCTATCCTGCTAACGCTGTAGCTGTAACAAAAGGTAAAGTTTTACAAATAAATAAATTAGCTTTTTATGAAATGTTGCAACAACATCCAGAAGTTTCATTAGCATTAAATAAAAGCTTAGCCCGAAGATTGTACTATAAATCCATTATGGCACCAGAATTATCTTCACAAAGTCCAGAAAAAAGATTATTGAAGCTTTTAAATTATCTAAAAAAGCGTGAAAAAGAAAAAGGAATTGAATTTGTTGTAGATTTATCTCGACAGCAATTAGCTGATTTAACGGGCTTGCGTGTGGAAACTGTGATTAGATCAATTAAAAAGATTGAGAAAAAAGGTGAGTTGCAAATCAGGAATGGCAAAATAGTTTTACTGTTTTAA
- a CDS encoding c-type cytochrome, giving the protein MKMINSLLISLQTNIPTPVPKDLPLPLPLPEWLLIIILVISFLAHLVFVNLMLGGTLLTLWSQIKGLKDKKYDLLAKEIASTITVNKSIAVVLGVAPLLSINVLYTVYFYSANALTGLVWIAVIPLVTIAFLLTYLHKYTWKVFENNKAIHISFLGLATVILLFIPFIFLTNINLMMFPEKWAVVKGFFNAMMLPNVFPRYFHFLFASLAVTGLFLFWYMSRKNYEFENLLPGFTRYDIQKKGYSLALIASICQMLMGPIVLLTLPAKGMGWNLILVIFTGVAMALPAMWMMWKGLQASRENIGKNFYKVVTLMTITVVFMGSGRQIYRANALEPHQKLVKLRTEEFQKIKKEAIVKSKRAQAAENSADLSLADKGKKVFNQNCAACHKPKEMLVGPPVTEMATIYKDNKTDLINWIKKPGKKRPNAPQMPGFPQISDEDMSTLTEYILTINES; this is encoded by the coding sequence ATGAAGATGATAAATAGTTTATTGATTAGCTTACAGACAAACATACCGACACCTGTTCCTAAAGACCTTCCCTTGCCATTGCCTTTACCCGAATGGCTTTTGATTATCATTTTGGTGATTTCTTTTTTAGCACATTTGGTTTTTGTCAACCTGATGCTTGGAGGAACATTACTTACACTTTGGTCACAAATAAAAGGATTAAAAGACAAGAAATACGACTTGTTGGCAAAAGAAATTGCAAGCACTATTACTGTAAATAAAAGTATTGCTGTTGTGCTTGGAGTAGCTCCACTTTTAAGTATCAATGTGCTTTATACTGTTTATTTCTATTCTGCAAATGCTTTGACAGGATTGGTTTGGATAGCTGTGATTCCATTGGTTACCATTGCTTTTTTACTTACCTACCTGCACAAATATACCTGGAAAGTATTTGAGAATAATAAGGCGATACATATCTCTTTTTTAGGTTTGGCAACAGTCATATTGCTATTTATTCCTTTTATTTTCCTGACAAACATCAACCTGATGATGTTTCCCGAAAAATGGGCTGTAGTAAAAGGCTTTTTTAATGCGATGATGCTTCCTAATGTTTTCCCGAGATATTTTCATTTTCTTTTTGCTTCATTGGCAGTTACAGGGTTGTTTTTGTTTTGGTATATGAGTCGTAAGAATTATGAATTCGAAAATTTACTCCCCGGATTCACAAGGTATGATATTCAGAAAAAAGGATATTCTTTGGCTCTTATCGCTTCAATCTGCCAAATGCTTATGGGACCCATAGTATTGCTTACACTTCCCGCCAAAGGAATGGGTTGGAATTTAATTCTTGTAATCTTTACAGGAGTTGCAATGGCACTTCCTGCGATGTGGATGATGTGGAAAGGATTACAGGCTTCCAGAGAAAATATCGGAAAGAACTTTTATAAGGTAGTCACCCTAATGACTATTACGGTTGTTTTTATGGGTTCGGGAAGACAGATTTACAGAGCCAATGCGTTAGAACCACACCAAAAACTGGTTAAATTAAGAACCGAAGAATTTCAAAAAATAAAAAAAGAAGCTATTGTAAAAAGCAAAAGAGCACAAGCAGCAGAAAATTCGGCAGACCTCTCTTTGGCAGATAAAGGTAAAAAAGTATTCAATCAAAACTGTGCAGCATGCCACAAACCTAAAGAAATGCTTGTAGGTCCGCCGGTTACCGAAATGGCTACCATCTATAAAGACAATAAAACAGATTTAATCAATTGGATAAAAAAGCCAGGAAAAAAACGCCCTAATGCTCCACAAATGCCCGGTTTTCCTCAAATATCTGATGAAGACATGAGTACTTTAACAGAATATATATTAACAATTAACGAATCATAA